The region TGGTGATATTACAACACTTATGGCTTGGTCTGCAGGTAAGGGAACGTTTGTTGATTTCTTGTTTTTATTTCCTGCTTCTATTATTGGTTGGGGTGTTACAGGCTTTTTACTTTCTCGTTTTGTTCCAGAGGGATCACCTAATAAAATCGAAAATACAGAGCCAGTCCATATTCACAAGGGTGGTAAAGTAATTATTGGTCTTGGAGTATTTACTATCGCTTCTGCTGTTTTAGGTAAACAACTTATGCATCTACCACCAATGTGGGGAATGTTATTTGGTCTTTCACTTTTACAGCTTTATGCATATACACTTAAAAAGTATCATGACCATGATATTCAAATTTACAAATCTGTTTCAAAAGTTGAAAATGACACACTGTTGTTTTTCTTTGGTATTTTAGCAGCGGTTGGAGCTCTTCATTTTGCAGGTTTCTTAGCTCATGCAGCAAGTTTATACACGATGTTTGAGCCAACTTATGTAAATATTGGAGTAGGTTTCTTATCTGCAATTGTTGATAATGTTCCTGTTATGTCTGCTGTTTTAAAAGCTTCACCAGATCTTCCTATACAACAATGGATGTTAGTTACTTTAACAGCAGGTGTTGGTGGTAGTTTGATAAGTTTTGGTTCTGCTGCCGGTGTTGGTGTTATGGGTAAACTTCATGGTGTATATACATTTGGTTCACATATGAAATTTGCTTGGACAATACTAATAGGTTATATTGTATCAATAGTAGTTTGGTACATTCAATATCAAGTTTTAGGTATATATTAAACTTATAAATGTTCTTGAGTTCTTCTCAAGAACAAATTAAACATTAAACTATTTTATAGTATCCTACGATAATTTTTTAATACTACATTCTTTTAAAGGTCTCTCCAATGACAAATGTTAGCATCATCGTTTTAGATTTTGGTTCTCAATATACTCAACTTATAGCTCGTCGTCTTCGTGAAGATAAAATTTATTGTGAAATTCTTCCGTATCATACATCAGTCGAAGACATTAAAATAAAAAATCCTAAAGGTATTATTCTTAGTGGCGGTCCATCTT is a window of uncultured Sulfurimonas sp. DNA encoding:
- the nhaD gene encoding sodium:proton antiporter NhaD gives rise to the protein MTRVEDGIHAVDLAVEPFGWLLLVIFVVGYYFIAAEEKYHINKAKPALFTGTFMFMLLGGYYAVNGLDFSPFDVEIAHLILEIAEIFFFLFVAMTFIEALIERNVFDALKEKLLSSGYDYKKLFWVTGFLAFFISPVADNLTTALILSTVLITIEKNNKAFLVPAAINIVVAANAGGAWSPFGDITTLMAWSAGKGTFVDFLFLFPASIIGWGVTGFLLSRFVPEGSPNKIENTEPVHIHKGGKVIIGLGVFTIASAVLGKQLMHLPPMWGMLFGLSLLQLYAYTLKKYHDHDIQIYKSVSKVENDTLLFFFGILAAVGALHFAGFLAHAASLYTMFEPTYVNIGVGFLSAIVDNVPVMSAVLKASPDLPIQQWMLVTLTAGVGGSLISFGSAAGVGVMGKLHGVYTFGSHMKFAWTILIGYIVSIVVWYIQYQVLGIY